A window of the bacterium genome harbors these coding sequences:
- a CDS encoding DUF362 domain-containing protein, producing MNKSKVAVLRTSPETVLDDYQRLCELAGMDKALDKSSATILKDNISWHFLYPGANTTPWQLEGTILALEKQGFQNLVAVHNKTVVTIADQGDRYNKFGPVLKKYNIPVKYNFDNGDMQWIRYEPRAAMAVLNRIFPDGIYIPDFFIGKNIVHFPTVKTHSYTVTTGAMKNAFGGLLSEHRHYTHTWIHDTLVDLLAIQKEIHTGIFCTMDGTTAGSGPGPRTLVPYQKDVIFASSDQVAIDAVTAMVMGFEPMSIPYIAHATGRGLGQGDPRSIEIVGMPEVLNERWNFRVGYNLNTGVSMLLLRTPLKIFQKLLFHTPLVNIFIFASEFYHDRFWYPLKGRKIVERWLDESPWGRLFGDYPE from the coding sequence ATGAATAAATCAAAAGTAGCAGTATTGCGAACATCACCGGAAACGGTACTTGATGATTATCAGCGTCTGTGCGAACTGGCCGGCATGGACAAGGCGCTTGACAAGTCTTCCGCCACTATCCTGAAGGATAACATAAGCTGGCATTTTCTGTATCCCGGCGCAAATACTACCCCATGGCAGCTTGAAGGTACTATTCTCGCTCTTGAAAAGCAAGGGTTTCAAAATCTGGTCGCTGTTCACAATAAAACCGTTGTGACCATTGCCGATCAGGGGGATCGCTACAATAAATTCGGCCCTGTGTTGAAGAAGTACAATATACCGGTCAAGTATAACTTTGATAACGGGGATATGCAGTGGATCAGGTATGAACCACGTGCGGCCATGGCTGTTTTAAACCGTATTTTCCCCGATGGTATTTATATACCCGATTTCTTTATCGGTAAAAACATCGTTCACTTTCCCACAGTCAAAACACATTCTTATACGGTTACTACGGGCGCCATGAAGAATGCGTTCGGCGGCCTTCTGAGTGAACATCGTCACTACACCCATACATGGATTCATGATACGCTCGTGGACCTTCTGGCGATACAGAAGGAGATTCACACCGGTATTTTCTGCACCATGGACGGTACGACTGCCGGGAGCGGGCCCGGGCCCCGAACGTTGGTTCCGTATCAGAAGGATGTCATTTTTGCATCGAGCGATCAGGTTGCTATTGATGCCGTAACCGCAATGGTTATGGGATTTGAACCCATGAGTATCCCCTATATTGCCCATGCAACGGGTCGCGGGCTCGGACAGGGCGATCCCCGGTCAATTGAAATAGTCGGTATGCCTGAAGTATTGAATGAACGCTGGAATTTCAGGGTCGGATACAATCTTAACACCGGCGTAAGCATGTTGCTTTTGAGAACCCCCCTGAAAATTTTCCAGAAACTCCTGTTTCATACGCCGCTTGTCAATATCTTCATATTTGCCAGCGAGTTCTACCATGACCGTTTCTGGTACCCTCTCAAAGGCAGGAAAATCGTTGAACGGTGGCTCGATGAAAGCCCATGGGGGAGACTGTTTGGAGACTATCCTGAATAA
- a CDS encoding response regulator, translating into MFDEYFTSKGYNFIVVDEPRSILKHIKTHQPDVIIVDNSLKDVTGASLIVALRKRGLKMPIFVIAKFIDKQLLDSLQEYDVSDFFPKPVEFDKLESLISSTIPAKKKPVVSQGDVRASGPPSILVITENEDIINEPSTFVPGDLLQKRKFRVISKSDWQGSIDALKKPANNVRVIVVDATNEDKTLVMTRLLRIVVAKLKIPVYFFTDVFSPQLKESLIKLGFDNFVVRNESGTDNLQNSLDAALVNRPDEKKAQVFQQRRKIIRDISSIKSLPPLPDIFLRVEKLARDPNATVNDYSGVIELDPGITARLLRMSNSAHFSFTRKIKSVGDAVALMGTREILSLVRLACITGTLRTSPEVETAVKKVWEQSAYCAITAQMIYEKTEISKLPGLDDDLFIAGIIHDIGKIVLWKFFPDIYMSFMLNPETGEFPQITEEEQFLGISHSGIGATLAEHWHLPDFFKDVIAFHHSPMSRHDSELVMIIHIADFLSILNKSETPESIENRIDTKMLDKIGYTAEKFRDLGRELAPVIKEKAERAARMITG; encoded by the coding sequence ATGTTCGATGAATATTTTACTTCCAAAGGATACAATTTTATAGTTGTGGACGAACCCCGGTCAATACTTAAGCATATAAAGACGCATCAACCCGATGTTATTATTGTAGACAATTCGCTTAAGGACGTTACCGGAGCCAGTTTGATTGTTGCCCTCAGGAAAAGAGGGCTTAAAATGCCTATTTTTGTCATTGCTAAGTTTATTGACAAACAGCTCCTGGACAGCCTGCAGGAATATGATGTCAGCGATTTTTTCCCAAAGCCGGTTGAATTTGATAAATTGGAGTCGCTTATCAGTTCGACGATCCCCGCAAAAAAGAAACCGGTTGTATCGCAAGGGGATGTGCGGGCTTCCGGGCCGCCTTCGATTCTTGTTATAACCGAGAACGAGGATATTATCAATGAACCTTCGACTTTTGTACCGGGAGACCTTTTACAAAAGCGGAAATTCAGGGTAATTTCAAAGTCTGATTGGCAGGGATCGATCGATGCGTTGAAAAAACCAGCCAATAACGTTCGGGTGATAGTCGTAGATGCAACGAATGAAGACAAAACACTGGTAATGACACGGCTGCTCAGGATTGTCGTAGCAAAACTCAAGATACCGGTTTACTTTTTTACCGATGTTTTCTCACCGCAGTTAAAGGAATCACTTATCAAACTGGGATTTGATAATTTTGTTGTTCGAAATGAATCGGGTACGGATAATCTTCAAAACAGTCTTGATGCGGCATTAGTAAACAGACCTGACGAGAAAAAAGCCCAGGTATTCCAGCAGCGACGTAAGATAATACGGGATATCAGCTCAATTAAATCACTACCGCCACTCCCGGATATTTTTCTCAGGGTTGAGAAACTCGCTCGCGACCCGAATGCGACCGTTAACGATTACAGCGGAGTTATCGAGCTTGATCCCGGGATAACGGCACGGCTTTTAAGGATGTCGAATTCCGCACATTTTTCATTCACGCGAAAAATCAAATCGGTCGGGGATGCGGTCGCTCTCATGGGAACCCGTGAGATACTCTCTCTCGTGCGTCTGGCATGTATAACGGGAACACTGAGAACGAGTCCTGAAGTCGAGACAGCGGTGAAAAAGGTCTGGGAACAATCTGCGTACTGTGCGATTACAGCGCAGATGATATATGAGAAAACAGAAATCTCGAAATTACCGGGACTCGATGATGATCTCTTTATCGCCGGTATCATTCATGATATCGGTAAAATTGTACTCTGGAAATTCTTTCCAGACATATACATGTCGTTCATGCTCAATCCCGAAACAGGCGAATTCCCTCAAATTACCGAAGAGGAACAATTTCTGGGTATATCACATTCCGGGATAGGCGCTACACTTGCCGAACACTGGCATCTTCCTGATTTTTTCAAAGACGTCATTGCATTTCATCATTCACCGATGTCCAGACATGATTCCGAACTGGTGATGATAATTCACATAGCGGATTTTTTAAGCATTCTGAATAAGAGTGAAACGCCTGAGAGTATTGAAAACAGAATAGATACTAAGATGCTTGATAAAATCGGCTATACTGCCGAGAAATTCCGTGATCTTGGCCGTGAACTTGCACCGGTTATCAAAGAAAAAGCCGAGCGTGCCGCACGGATGATTACCGGGTGA
- a CDS encoding SUMF1/EgtB/PvdO family nonheme iron enzyme: MKRLYVILTILGCIFFTGSVAGALSYSGMVVNDIGRPAASATVTIENLADSAMKFTVVTDTTGTFQFELSPSRVAESSSMPFGLYGNFPNPFNPRTRISYSIGSSSEVHFDIYNIVGQHVRTMSDGYREPGFYTVFWDGTDDFGKPCSAGVYLYRMIAGSRSLSSKMLMMDSATASWIPKKSIPAGVYKNSEDILYLVTVTHPDAETLVVGPMTIVDGAYDVLTVIRFMDKMQLVHKNTYTRGSIWYHYTRPLHQVKITRDFYMDKYETTAELFSKVMNHALGRGALRIDSLEVHNTEGNEQLLFKLDTPEKTTNIGIVYQDGIFKMKEGHERLPMSYVTWYGAVFYCNERSLIDGYRQCYDLTDWSCDFDAPGYRLPTDAEWELAGAWTDGREYAYGPDPGNWYPMNTQLNADGFDDVMSPVGWFSPQGDSHDGVSDMSGNVYEWVWDWQQYYQESWADSLLVDPLGPDSGINKTAKGGSAFGCFRAGRVADKANIPLARASGEIGFRTIRLAEGYKD; the protein is encoded by the coding sequence ATGAAACGACTGTACGTGATACTTACTATTCTGGGTTGTATTTTTTTTACCGGGTCTGTCGCTGGTGCTCTCTCGTATTCAGGGATGGTAGTCAACGATATAGGCCGGCCTGCCGCATCTGCCACGGTTACTATTGAAAATCTCGCTGATTCGGCGATGAAATTCACCGTTGTTACCGATACCACCGGAACATTCCAATTCGAGCTTTCGCCTTCCAGAGTGGCTGAGAGTTCCTCGATGCCGTTCGGACTTTATGGAAATTTTCCCAATCCATTTAATCCGCGGACGAGAATTTCTTACAGCATCGGAAGTTCCTCGGAGGTTCATTTTGATATATACAATATCGTCGGACAGCATGTACGGACGATGAGCGACGGTTATCGCGAGCCGGGTTTTTATACTGTTTTCTGGGATGGCACCGATGATTTCGGTAAACCATGCTCGGCTGGTGTCTATCTGTACCGTATGATTGCGGGAAGCCGCTCACTTTCTTCAAAAATGCTTATGATGGATTCGGCTACCGCTTCATGGATACCGAAAAAAAGCATCCCTGCGGGTGTGTATAAAAACAGCGAAGATATCCTCTATCTGGTAACCGTAACCCATCCCGATGCCGAAACCCTGGTTGTCGGTCCCATGACCATTGTGGACGGAGCCTATGATGTTTTAACTGTCATACGATTCATGGACAAAATGCAGCTCGTCCATAAAAATACGTATACACGGGGCAGTATCTGGTATCATTATACCCGTCCCCTTCATCAGGTCAAGATCACCCGTGATTTTTACATGGATAAATACGAGACGACTGCCGAACTGTTCAGTAAAGTCATGAATCATGCTCTGGGCCGTGGAGCCCTGAGGATCGACTCGCTCGAGGTACATAATACGGAAGGCAATGAACAGCTCCTTTTCAAGCTTGATACGCCCGAGAAAACCACCAATATCGGAATCGTATACCAGGATGGGATTTTCAAGATGAAAGAAGGGCATGAACGCCTCCCGATGTCCTATGTCACCTGGTATGGCGCCGTATTTTACTGTAATGAACGCAGTCTCATTGATGGTTACCGGCAGTGTTATGATCTTACTGACTGGAGCTGTGACTTTGATGCTCCCGGGTATCGGCTTCCGACCGATGCCGAATGGGAGCTTGCTGGTGCATGGACCGATGGCCGCGAATATGCATACGGTCCCGATCCCGGAAACTGGTATCCGATGAATACGCAGCTTAATGCCGATGGATTCGATGATGTGATGTCGCCGGTAGGCTGGTTTTCCCCGCAGGGCGATTCACATGACGGTGTGAGCGATATGAGCGGTAATGTGTACGAGTGGGTATGGGACTGGCAGCAGTATTATCAGGAATCATGGGCTGATTCACTCCTCGTCGATCCCCTCGGCCCGGATAGCGGTATAAATAAAACAGCCAAGGGCGGGTCCGCTTTCGGATGCTTCCGCGCGGGAAGGGTTGCGGACAAGGCGAACATCCCCCTGGCCCGTGCATCCGGGGAGATCGGTTTCCGTACCATTCGTCTTGCCGAGGGATATAAGGATTGA
- a CDS encoding O-antigen ligase family protein, which translates to MGLPADRLSSRVINTRKIFWGLVVFELITMVVILFGDKITWAYFAGITLTPFLVIGIPIEPALGVVAMIVSTGFDFLGKIAEASDQSIIRLTYFHLAMVLTLFSVFLHLLLKKKIAIPVTSLWPPLLAFLSVMMISIIYSPDFDSGCFEVARMIFMALVTLVIMVLTNKKWRAYLILWTIILVPFLVSVLSIYQLLNEGSIFAPIVRKVATELGMPVYRSTGTFSNPNALGCFLMVGIIPAFALLFQKKQSLFLRILLITSIGVTGVALLISFSRGSWLSTLAGVLVVVLLHRKWSYIFYFLIGAVAVFVILAITQPVVVEAVYDRFGSIFDPSSDRSSSSRLSLIKSAIWMWEESPILGVGAGGFAYNSYEYMDPDMPEGMIWVKEAHTIQAKILAEQGLVGITVAVWLFFTILFHGIRTSKSLVDDFLKNAQIGLTSLFVGFIVNFTFASDPFNNMFWLSIGLLFAIPLIESMNPSEPAGEAVTVS; encoded by the coding sequence ATGGGTTTGCCGGCTGACAGACTGAGCAGCCGTGTAATCAATACCAGGAAGATATTCTGGGGTCTCGTCGTATTCGAATTGATTACCATGGTTGTTATTCTTTTCGGCGACAAGATTACATGGGCGTATTTTGCCGGCATTACGTTAACTCCTTTTCTGGTAATCGGTATTCCTATTGAGCCTGCCCTGGGTGTTGTGGCAATGATTGTCTCAACGGGATTTGATTTTCTTGGAAAGATCGCCGAAGCATCCGATCAATCGATTATACGGCTCACCTATTTTCATCTCGCCATGGTGCTGACATTGTTCAGTGTTTTTCTTCATCTTCTCCTGAAAAAGAAAATTGCTATCCCCGTAACATCGCTCTGGCCACCGTTACTCGCGTTTCTTTCGGTTATGATGATCTCGATTATCTACTCTCCGGATTTCGATTCGGGGTGTTTCGAGGTCGCCCGGATGATATTCATGGCCCTTGTCACGCTGGTTATTATGGTCCTTACGAACAAAAAGTGGCGGGCATATCTAATTTTATGGACTATAATACTGGTTCCTTTTTTAGTTTCCGTTCTTTCGATATATCAGTTGCTCAATGAGGGGTCGATTTTCGCTCCGATTGTCCGTAAGGTAGCCACGGAGCTCGGAATGCCCGTTTACCGGTCAACCGGGACATTCAGCAATCCCAATGCGCTGGGTTGTTTCCTCATGGTCGGTATTATACCCGCATTTGCTCTTTTATTTCAGAAGAAGCAATCACTATTCCTGCGGATATTGCTTATAACCTCGATTGGTGTTACCGGTGTGGCTCTCCTTATATCATTTTCACGGGGATCGTGGCTTTCAACGCTCGCCGGTGTTTTGGTCGTGGTCCTGCTTCATCGGAAATGGTCGTACATATTTTATTTTCTCATCGGGGCAGTAGCAGTGTTTGTGATTCTAGCAATAACACAGCCTGTTGTTGTCGAAGCGGTTTACGACAGATTCGGATCGATTTTTGATCCTTCGAGTGACCGGTCATCGTCGTCACGGCTCTCATTGATAAAATCAGCGATCTGGATGTGGGAGGAGAGTCCCATTTTGGGAGTTGGTGCAGGCGGTTTTGCCTATAATTCGTATGAATACATGGATCCCGATATGCCTGAAGGAATGATCTGGGTAAAAGAAGCACACACCATACAGGCAAAAATTCTTGCCGAGCAGGGCTTGGTCGGGATTACTGTCGCTGTCTGGCTGTTCTTTACCATCCTGTTTCATGGGATCAGAACGAGTAAATCGCTTGTCGATGATTTCCTTAAAAACGCTCAGATCGGATTAACATCACTGTTTGTGGGATTCATTGTGAATTTCACCTTTGCATCGGACCCCTTTAACAATATGTTCTGGCTGTCAATCGGGCTGCTGTTCGCTATTCCTCTTATAGAATCGATGAATCCATCCGAACCTGCCGGTGAAGCGGTCACGGTCTCGTGA